The DNA region CAGCAGGTGAATGAGATAGGCGCCGAAGGAAAGTTCCCCGAGATTTCGAAAGAAGCTGTTGCCGAGCACCGCATTGACCGCGCGCGAATAATGGCCGGCGGAACCCGGAAACCGATCGGCATGCACCAGGACAAAGAATAGCGCCACGATCCCGACGCGCACAGTTTCGTGCAGCACAGTCACGTCACCGCCGACAGGGATGAGGACCAGCAGAGCCGAAATCGCAAAAGCCAGGTAAGCTCTGCCCTGCGACATCCATAATGCACCCGCGAGAAGCATGCCGGCGGCGAAGATGTGCATTTTCATCGGCAGAAACGACGGCATCGGGAAGCGAAAGCCCAGGTGATGGATCACCCAGGCGGCAATGACCGCCAAGCCGACGGTGACGAGCATGCCCTTCAGCCAGCCGAGCCGCCCGAGGACGATCATGATGAAGGGCAAAGCCGCATAGAATTGCATTTCCAGGCCGATGCTCCAATCGGGCAGCGCCGTGCGGAAGGCATGGGCCGGCGACAAGCCGAACAGGAAGGAGAGATGCATCAGGTAGTTGGTCAGGCCATCGTCCAGATAGCGGGATGCGGCTTGCGGCGGATTGCCGTTGAACGCATCGATGACCATCCTTGCCTGATAGATCTCGGACCCGGCGATGAGAGCAATCACCAGCATGACGTAGTAGAGCGGTGCGATGCGGAAGAAGCGACGCGCCCAGAACACCGCCCACGTCTGCGGGCTCTCCCATGGCTCCCTGCCCTTCCGCCGCTGATAGTGAAACACCATCAGGAAGCCGGAGAGCATGATGAACAGGTCGACCCCGAGCTCCGGATCTCCGATAACAGGCACCTTGAACCCCGTCAGGATGTGGGCATGGCCGATCAGCACCCATAGCGCTGCCAAACCACGCAAACCATCCAGACATTCAATGCGTCTGCCGCCTTTCATCGCGTCCATGAGATACCTCTATCCATTCGTATCCGC from Rhizobium sp. NLR16a includes:
- a CDS encoding acyltransferase, which encodes MDAMKGGRRIECLDGLRGLAALWVLIGHAHILTGFKVPVIGDPELGVDLFIMLSGFLMVFHYQRRKGREPWESPQTWAVFWARRFFRIAPLYYVMLVIALIAGSEIYQARMVIDAFNGNPPQAASRYLDDGLTNYLMHLSFLFGLSPAHAFRTALPDWSIGLEMQFYAALPFIMIVLGRLGWLKGMLVTVGLAVIAAWVIHHLGFRFPMPSFLPMKMHIFAAGMLLAGALWMSQGRAYLAFAISALLVLIPVGGDVTVLHETVRVGIVALFFVLVHADRFPGSAGHYSRAVNAVLGNSFFRNLGELSFGAYLIHLLIMQPVIAWLIGNTDLSNPARWLATLIVTIPAVYALSFVGYKFIELPGQTVGRRLTQPRQVAT